The following are encoded together in the Roseobacter denitrificans OCh 114 genome:
- the tenA gene encoding thiaminase II, with the protein MTKSIYGETFALWRDGCPEPWHAYTHHAFVEGLRDGTLPRRAFLHYLVQDYVFLVHFARAWSLAVVKSETLDEMRYAARTVDALVNHEMALHVKTCAAEGIDEATLFAAREEFENLAYTRYVMDAGLQGDLLDLLAALAPCCFGYGEIGTRLAATAAPDTPYGDWITTYADAGYQDAMRSVGALLDAAVARRLGPDPSASVRWPQLQTRFTTATRLEIGFWDMGLRGK; encoded by the coding sequence ATGACCAAATCCATCTATGGCGAGACTTTCGCGCTTTGGCGTGACGGATGCCCTGAGCCATGGCATGCCTATACCCACCACGCTTTTGTCGAAGGTCTGCGAGATGGCACGCTGCCGCGCCGCGCGTTTCTCCACTACCTTGTTCAGGATTACGTGTTCCTTGTTCATTTCGCCCGGGCGTGGTCGCTGGCCGTGGTCAAGTCAGAGACGCTCGACGAGATGAGGTATGCAGCCCGCACCGTTGATGCGCTGGTCAATCACGAGATGGCCCTCCATGTGAAAACCTGCGCCGCAGAGGGCATTGACGAAGCGACCCTATTTGCCGCCCGTGAAGAGTTCGAAAACCTCGCCTATACCCGCTACGTGATGGATGCAGGGCTGCAGGGGGATTTGCTTGACCTGTTGGCGGCACTTGCCCCCTGTTGTTTCGGCTATGGCGAAATCGGAACACGACTGGCCGCCACGGCCGCGCCCGACACGCCCTATGGCGACTGGATCACCACCTATGCAGACGCAGGGTATCAGGACGCCATGCGATCGGTCGGGGCCTTGTTGGACGCCGCCGTCGCGCGCCGTCTGGGACCGGACCCAAGCGCATCTGTGCGCTGGCCGCAATTGCAAACCCGCTTTACCACCGCCACCCGGCTGGAGATCGGTTTTTGGGACATGGGCTTGCGCGGCAAGTGA